The Pseudoalteromonas marina genome contains a region encoding:
- the murB gene encoding UDP-N-acetylmuramate dehydrogenase, which yields MAYALHPLHTFALHNQCQNLVEITHLEQLYTQSFSSPFCLLGEGSNTIFLNDYHGTVIKMATKGITITPRETDTLISVAAGENWHALVSYLLDKNLPGLENLALIPGTVGASPVQNIGAYGVELSKFVESVEYFDIHSKKLVCLTNAQCEFGYRDSVFKHGLKNKAVITRVLLALPKQWQPVLSYGPLKQLTNLTPRAVFEHVIQTRNSKLPDPYTLPNAGSFFKNPIITNQQLATLLKQFPDAPYYAYGQSEHKVAAGWLIDNANLKGYRVAGIEVHRQQALVLVNHGNSEGEDLIAMITHIQHVVYSRYNILLEHEVRLINTTDECYIQGDVTQ from the coding sequence GTGGCGTACGCATTACACCCTTTACACACCTTTGCATTACATAATCAATGCCAAAATTTAGTTGAAATTACTCATCTTGAGCAACTTTATACTCAAAGCTTTTCGTCACCATTTTGTTTGTTGGGGGAGGGGAGTAATACCATTTTTTTAAACGATTACCACGGTACGGTTATCAAAATGGCCACCAAAGGGATTACTATTACACCCCGTGAAACCGATACTTTAATAAGCGTTGCCGCTGGTGAAAATTGGCACGCATTAGTAAGTTACTTGCTTGATAAAAACTTACCAGGGCTTGAAAACTTAGCACTTATACCTGGTACAGTTGGGGCGTCACCTGTACAAAATATTGGAGCCTACGGTGTTGAGCTTTCTAAGTTTGTAGAGTCGGTTGAGTACTTTGACATACACAGCAAGAAACTTGTTTGTTTAACTAACGCGCAATGTGAGTTTGGCTACCGCGACTCTGTATTTAAACATGGACTAAAAAATAAAGCCGTTATCACACGTGTATTGCTAGCATTGCCAAAGCAATGGCAACCTGTTTTGAGTTATGGGCCATTAAAACAGCTAACAAACTTGACACCACGCGCCGTATTTGAACACGTTATTCAAACTCGTAATAGTAAACTGCCAGATCCATACACGTTACCAAATGCGGGCAGTTTTTTTAAAAACCCGATAATTACCAATCAACAGTTAGCAACGTTGTTAAAGCAGTTTCCTGATGCGCCTTATTACGCCTATGGGCAAAGTGAGCATAAGGTAGCTGCGGGTTGGCTAATCGATAACGCAAACCTTAAAGGTTATCGCGTAGCGGGTATTGAGGTTCATAGACAACAAGCACTGGTATTGGTTAATCATGGTAACAGCGAAGGCGAAGACTTGATTGCTATGATCACGCATATTCAGCATGTTGTGTATTCGCGTTACAACATACTGCTTGAGCATGAAGTACGGTTAATAAACACAACCGATGAATGCTACATACAAGGAGACGTTACACAGTGA
- a CDS encoding histidine triad nucleotide-binding protein, with the protein MSQETIFTKIINREIPANIIYEDENTLAFEDINPQAPFHVLIIPKIAIPTINHINDDNAHLVGNLYVVAAKLAKEHNFSDDGYRVVMNCNDHGGQTVYHIHLHMLAGKQMGWPPYQDNKKEIA; encoded by the coding sequence ATGAGCCAAGAGACTATCTTTACAAAAATAATCAACCGCGAGATCCCAGCAAACATAATTTACGAGGACGAAAATACTCTCGCGTTTGAAGATATAAACCCTCAAGCTCCTTTTCATGTGTTAATTATCCCAAAAATTGCAATTCCTACCATAAATCATATAAATGATGATAACGCACATTTAGTAGGTAACTTGTATGTGGTGGCCGCTAAGCTTGCAAAAGAACATAACTTTAGTGATGACGGCTACCGTGTTGTTATGAACTGCAACGATCATGGCGGACAAACCGTCTATCATATCCATCTTCACATGCTTGCCGGTAAGCAAATGGGGTGGCCTCCTTATCAAGATAATAAAAAAGAAATCGCTTAA
- a CDS encoding type III pantothenate kinase — protein sequence MRLLIDVGNTSLKAVLWHNQQAQPADLNNLPWPQITEVVYACVGRSDLLNKLLAQAAKHHIACYEATVTKTLQGLSCAYEQVNNLGIDRWLALIAGFTLHPNQACIVVDAGTATTIDVLTSEGHHLGGWILPGLDLMTSSLTQNTQRVFDDEKTPFENQLGKNTPNGLKNGALVATIGAVEQAKLHLGVQNSTKTVQIVFAGGYGALLKQQFEGSIFDSLLVMKGLNFWRDLSKTS from the coding sequence ATGAGATTACTCATTGATGTAGGTAACACATCTTTAAAAGCAGTGCTTTGGCACAATCAGCAGGCACAACCAGCAGATTTAAATAATTTACCCTGGCCGCAAATAACAGAAGTTGTATACGCTTGTGTAGGGCGAAGTGACTTACTTAATAAATTATTAGCCCAAGCTGCTAAGCATCATATAGCATGTTATGAAGCAACGGTGACTAAAACACTTCAAGGATTAAGCTGCGCATACGAGCAAGTAAACAACCTAGGCATAGACAGATGGCTTGCGCTTATTGCTGGTTTTACATTGCACCCTAACCAAGCATGTATCGTGGTTGATGCTGGTACCGCCACAACGATTGATGTGTTAACCAGTGAAGGCCACCATTTAGGTGGATGGATTTTACCTGGGCTCGATTTAATGACATCATCACTGACACAAAACACCCAACGAGTATTTGACGACGAAAAAACCCCCTTTGAGAATCAATTAGGGAAAAATACACCTAACGGTTTAAAAAATGGTGCGTTGGTTGCGACCATCGGGGCGGTGGAACAAGCTAAATTACACTTAGGCGTGCAAAATAGCACAAAAACAGTACAAATTGTTTTTGCTGGTGGTTATGGCGCACTGTTAAAGCAACAATTTGAAGGTAGTATTTTTGATTCTTTATTAGTAATGAAAGGTTTAAATTTTTGGCGAGATTTAAGCAAAACAAGCTAA
- a CDS encoding dipeptidase translates to MIKLSTLVVAVSLALTNQAFAEQPVSASDKAVKLAKDTILIDTHIDVPYRIHDTWADVTKATNDGDFDYPRAVKGGLNAPFMSIYIPAHLEFEGKGKSYQLANQLIDGMEAIAQRAPAKFAMASSTNDIEQQFKDGKLSIAMGMENGSPIEGDLKNLQHFFDRGVRYITLAHSQSNHISDSSYDIRRKWKGLSPFGKELVTAMNNMGMLIDVSHISDDAFYQVMELSKTPVIASHSSLRKYTPGFERNMNDDMLLALKKNGGVIQINFGSSFVTAKAGAWGKQLKSTKESAKKQGTKLSNDFDAAYRAKNPYPFASLKQVLDHIDHVVELIGIDYVGIGSDYDGVGDSLPIGLKDVSSYPNLVQGLMDRGYSGGDIKKILSGNTLRVWKQAEAYAKKH, encoded by the coding sequence ATGATAAAACTCAGCACTCTAGTGGTAGCCGTATCACTAGCTTTAACAAACCAAGCCTTTGCAGAGCAACCTGTTAGCGCGTCAGACAAAGCGGTTAAACTTGCCAAAGACACTATTTTAATCGACACTCACATTGATGTACCTTACCGTATTCACGATACGTGGGCTGATGTAACTAAAGCCACTAATGATGGCGACTTTGATTATCCTCGCGCAGTAAAAGGTGGCTTAAACGCGCCATTTATGTCGATATATATTCCTGCCCATTTAGAGTTTGAAGGTAAAGGCAAAAGCTATCAGTTAGCTAATCAGTTAATTGATGGGATGGAAGCGATTGCACAACGCGCACCCGCTAAATTTGCAATGGCAAGCTCGACAAACGACATAGAGCAACAATTTAAAGATGGCAAATTGTCTATTGCTATGGGGATGGAAAACGGCTCCCCTATTGAAGGTGACTTAAAAAACCTTCAGCACTTTTTTGACCGTGGCGTACGTTACATCACTCTTGCACACTCACAAAGTAATCATATTTCTGACTCATCTTACGATATTCGCCGCAAATGGAAAGGACTTAGCCCTTTTGGTAAAGAGCTAGTCACTGCAATGAATAATATGGGTATGCTGATTGATGTGTCGCATATCTCAGATGATGCGTTTTATCAGGTAATGGAATTGTCTAAAACTCCTGTTATTGCCTCACATTCATCATTGCGTAAGTACACCCCTGGTTTTGAGCGCAATATGAATGACGATATGCTATTGGCCCTTAAAAAGAACGGTGGTGTGATTCAAATTAACTTTGGCTCAAGCTTTGTTACAGCAAAAGCAGGTGCATGGGGTAAGCAACTAAAAAGTACAAAAGAGTCTGCTAAAAAACAAGGCACTAAATTAAGTAATGATTTTGATGCGGCTTATCGCGCTAAAAATCCGTATCCTTTTGCCAGTCTTAAACAAGTGCTTGATCATATTGATCACGTCGTAGAGTTGATTGGCATTGATTATGTTGGCATTGGCTCTGATTACGACGGTGTTGGCGATTCGTTACCGATTGGTTTGAAGGATGTGTCTAGTTATCCAAACTTAGTACAAGGCCTTATGGATAGAGGTTACAGCGGTGGCGACATAAAAAAAATACTAAGTGGCAATACACTAAGAGTATGGAAGCAAGCTGAAGCATATGCCAAAAAACACTAA
- a CDS encoding helix-turn-helix transcriptional regulator yields MSSSAFLLLDKDPINTIGINVLEPLLKTQGLDVTTGTNILDTPEGTRLLFIETSSNDAWGKLKEQLVNLRVKCDIILFNLDENPELANRALLSGIRGVFYTTDNADVLMKGIRLLLEDQLWYRRDIMCNALNRMLQFNKDALHKLTEGDIEPVKLTKREKAIISLMSNGSKNKEIAEELSISPHTVKTHLYSAFRKTKCRNRIELLSWAQQNIPDEIR; encoded by the coding sequence ATGAGCAGTTCTGCCTTTTTGTTATTAGATAAAGATCCAATTAATACTATTGGTATTAACGTATTAGAGCCATTGCTAAAAACGCAAGGACTAGACGTTACAACAGGTACTAATATATTGGATACACCTGAAGGGACTCGCTTACTTTTTATTGAAACATCTAGCAATGACGCGTGGGGAAAATTAAAAGAACAACTAGTAAACCTTCGTGTTAAGTGCGATATCATATTATTTAACTTAGATGAAAACCCAGAGCTTGCTAATCGAGCACTACTCAGCGGTATTCGTGGTGTATTTTACACGACCGATAATGCAGATGTGCTAATGAAAGGTATTCGACTCTTATTAGAAGATCAGCTTTGGTATCGTCGCGACATCATGTGTAATGCATTAAATCGCATGTTGCAGTTTAATAAAGACGCACTTCACAAGCTTACAGAGGGCGATATTGAACCTGTCAAACTTACTAAGCGAGAAAAAGCGATTATTTCATTAATGAGTAACGGTTCTAAAAACAAAGAAATTGCTGAAGAACTTAGCATTAGCCCACACACTGTAAAAACTCATTTATACAGCGCATTTAGAAAGACCAAGTGTCGTAACCGTATTGAGCTTTTATCGTGGGCACAGCAAAATATACCAGACGAAATTCGCTAA
- a CDS encoding YheU family protein, with protein MIIPFEQLDKDTLYNLIESYVLREGTDYGEQEFSIESKVAQVNQQLKNGEAMVFFSELHESVTIISKSEFKALQSEEHQQASYD; from the coding sequence ATGATTATCCCTTTTGAACAACTTGATAAAGACACACTATACAACTTAATAGAAAGCTATGTACTGCGTGAAGGCACTGATTATGGCGAGCAAGAGTTCAGTATTGAAAGTAAAGTAGCGCAAGTCAATCAGCAGCTAAAAAATGGTGAAGCCATGGTATTTTTCTCTGAGCTGCACGAATCGGTCACTATCATCTCAAAGAGTGAATTTAAAGCACTGCAAAGTGAAGAGCACCAACAAGCGTCGTATGATTAG
- a CDS encoding hydrolase: MTHKFKPAWWMTNRHVQTIMPRFFRPFHNTRYELEQLDTPDGDFIELAWSLPHNENAPLAIVLHGLEGNINSFYAKGMMKALKKQGYAVVLMHFRNCSTEVNRLPRAYHSGDTDDLGFFINHLKLQFPNRPLFAVGFSLGGNVLAKYLGEQAQRCPLNAAAVISAPYDLSSSSDVIRKSLGKIYQKYLLDRMKKSMQRKLPQIKQQIPITTDELMDINDLLEFDNHITAPLHGFENAHDYYRQASAMPYLKYITVPTLIIHAKDDPMLSIKAVPSKQDVSEDVTLCVSEKGGHVGFISGSNPFKPIFWLEKAVPSYFGQHIINKTSNKQ; this comes from the coding sequence ATGACTCATAAGTTTAAACCCGCATGGTGGATGACCAATCGTCACGTTCAAACCATAATGCCGCGTTTTTTCCGCCCTTTTCATAATACTCGCTACGAATTAGAACAGCTTGATACACCCGACGGTGATTTTATTGAGCTTGCATGGTCACTTCCGCATAACGAAAACGCTCCACTTGCCATTGTATTGCATGGCCTTGAAGGCAATATTAATAGCTTCTATGCCAAAGGCATGATGAAAGCGCTAAAAAAGCAAGGGTATGCCGTTGTACTCATGCACTTTAGAAACTGCTCAACAGAGGTAAACCGTCTTCCCCGTGCGTACCACAGTGGTGACACAGACGACTTAGGCTTTTTTATTAATCACTTAAAACTACAATTTCCAAACAGGCCTTTATTTGCGGTTGGTTTTTCGTTAGGTGGTAATGTATTAGCAAAATATTTAGGTGAGCAAGCTCAGCGATGCCCATTAAATGCAGCAGCCGTTATATCAGCACCGTATGATTTATCATCATCAAGTGATGTAATACGCAAAAGCTTAGGTAAAATTTATCAAAAGTATTTGCTCGATCGTATGAAAAAATCGATGCAGCGCAAGTTGCCTCAAATTAAGCAGCAAATACCCATTACAACTGATGAATTAATGGACATTAATGATTTATTAGAATTTGATAACCATATAACAGCCCCTTTGCATGGCTTTGAGAATGCACATGATTATTATCGTCAAGCCAGTGCTATGCCCTACTTAAAATATATTACTGTACCTACCTTGATCATTCATGCGAAAGACGACCCAATGCTGTCGATTAAAGCGGTGCCTAGCAAGCAAGATGTGAGTGAAGATGTTACCCTGTGCGTCTCTGAAAAAGGTGGGCACGTTGGATTTATTAGCGGTAGTAATCCGTTTAAGCCCATTTTTTGGTTAGAAAAAGCCGTACCCAGCTATTTTGGCCAACACATAATAAACAAAACGAGTAACAAGCAGTAA
- the tuf gene encoding elongation factor Tu — MAKEKFERVKPHVNVGTIGHVDHGKTTLTAAITNVLAKVYGGVAKDFASIDNAPEERERGITISTSHVEYDTPTRHYAHVDCPGHADYVKNMITGAAQMDGAILVVAATDGPMPQTREHILLSRQVGVPYIIVFMNKCDMVDDEELLELVEMEVRELLSEYDFPGDDLPLIQGSALKALEGEKQWEDKIVELAEALDSYIPEPERDIDKPFIMPIEDVFSIQGRGTVVTGRVEAGIINVNDEVEIVGIKETTKSTCTGVEMFRKLLDEGRAGENIGALLRGTKREDVERGQVLAKPGSINPHTTFTSEVYVLSKDEGGRHTPFFKGYRPQFYFRTTDVTGDVQLPEGVEMVMPGDNIKMTVTLIAPIAMDEGLRFAIREGGRTVGAGVVATIVE; from the coding sequence ATGGCAAAAGAAAAGTTTGAACGCGTAAAACCGCACGTAAACGTTGGTACAATCGGCCACGTTGACCACGGTAAAACTACACTAACTGCAGCAATCACTAACGTACTTGCAAAAGTATACGGCGGTGTTGCTAAAGATTTCGCATCAATCGATAACGCTCCAGAAGAGCGCGAGCGTGGTATCACAATCTCAACTTCACACGTTGAGTACGACACACCAACTCGTCACTACGCACACGTAGATTGTCCAGGTCACGCCGATTATGTTAAAAACATGATCACTGGTGCTGCACAAATGGACGGCGCTATCTTAGTAGTAGCTGCGACTGATGGCCCAATGCCACAAACGCGTGAGCACATCCTTCTTTCTCGTCAGGTTGGCGTACCTTACATCATCGTATTCATGAACAAATGTGACATGGTTGATGACGAAGAGCTACTTGAGCTAGTAGAAATGGAAGTTCGTGAACTTCTTTCTGAGTACGATTTCCCAGGTGACGACTTACCACTAATTCAAGGTTCTGCACTTAAAGCACTTGAAGGCGAGAAGCAATGGGAAGACAAGATTGTAGAGCTTGCAGAAGCACTAGATTCTTACATCCCAGAGCCAGAGCGTGACATCGATAAGCCATTCATCATGCCTATCGAAGACGTTTTCTCAATCCAAGGTCGTGGTACTGTTGTAACAGGTCGTGTTGAAGCCGGTATCATCAACGTGAATGACGAAGTTGAAATCGTTGGTATCAAAGAGACTACTAAGTCTACTTGTACTGGTGTTGAAATGTTCCGTAAGCTTCTTGACGAAGGTCGTGCTGGTGAGAACATTGGTGCACTATTACGTGGTACTAAGCGTGAAGACGTTGAACGTGGTCAAGTACTAGCTAAGCCTGGTTCAATCAACCCACACACTACATTCACTTCAGAAGTATACGTACTTTCTAAAGATGAAGGTGGTCGTCATACTCCATTCTTCAAAGGTTACCGTCCACAGTTCTACTTCCGTACAACTGACGTAACTGGTGACGTACAGTTACCAGAAGGCGTAGAAATGGTAATGCCTGGTGATAACATCAAGATGACAGTAACTCTAATCGCACCAATCGCGATGGATGAAGGTCTTCGTTTTGCTATCCGTGAAGGTGGCCGTACTGTAGGTGCTGGTGTTGTAGCAACTATCGTAGAGTAA
- a CDS encoding M1 family metallopeptidase produces MKIKPLFLSLAMAGMCSQAMANAVDQNSYANLDDVVTTHLSLDLDVDFDDKQLEGFVEHTLKWNNSKSKTLVLDTRDLDIDKVMYQTQTGSWHKAKFTLANRDDVKGSKLTIKFKSQAKVVRIYYNSRPEASGLQWLTPTQTASKTHPFMYSQSQAIHARSWLPVQDTPAMRVTYSARITTPKDIRAVMSADNKDALYKDGDYHFEMPQAISPYLIAIGAGNLEFKAMSHQTGIFAEPEILEASVAEFNDTQAMIDKTNAMYGDYAWGRYDLLMLPPSFPFGGMENPRLSFITPTVVAGDKSLVNLIAHELAHSWSGNLVTNATWEDLWLNEGFTSYVENRIMEEVFGRDRAVMEQALDAAGLRAQLKTIDAPDTRLNLKLNGRDPDDAFSSVPYTKGQLFLIYLENKFGRDKFDPFVKTYFDEFAFKSLTTAQFVTYIEANLINKYPGIVSMDKVNEWIFEPGLPTDAPNPTSDAFDKVDTATTAWLQGAKTAAQLPTANWTVHEWLHFLNNLPRDLSIEKMTELDDEFNLTQSTNAERAFAWYMLAVDNGYQPIYPALDAHLSGIGRRKLIVPLYKSLITNGKKDWAQSVYLKARPGYHPLAQGTIDALFE; encoded by the coding sequence ATGAAAATTAAACCTCTCTTTTTAAGCCTCGCTATGGCAGGTATGTGTTCGCAAGCAATGGCGAATGCGGTTGATCAAAACTCATACGCCAATCTTGACGATGTTGTTACAACTCACCTTAGCCTTGATTTAGATGTCGATTTTGACGACAAGCAATTAGAAGGCTTTGTTGAGCATACGCTTAAATGGAATAACAGCAAAAGCAAAACACTAGTGCTTGATACCCGCGACTTAGACATTGATAAAGTAATGTATCAAACACAAACAGGTAGCTGGCACAAAGCTAAATTCACTTTAGCGAATCGTGATGATGTCAAAGGCTCAAAGCTTACTATTAAATTTAAAAGCCAAGCTAAAGTAGTGCGTATTTATTATAACAGTCGCCCAGAAGCATCTGGTCTACAATGGTTAACACCTACGCAAACTGCCAGTAAAACGCACCCGTTTATGTATAGCCAATCGCAAGCAATTCACGCTCGTAGCTGGTTACCAGTGCAAGACACTCCAGCAATGCGTGTAACCTACTCTGCACGAATTACCACGCCTAAAGATATTCGTGCGGTTATGAGCGCAGACAACAAAGACGCGCTTTATAAAGATGGCGACTACCATTTTGAAATGCCGCAAGCTATTTCGCCATACCTAATTGCCATTGGTGCAGGTAACCTAGAATTTAAAGCAATGTCTCATCAGACGGGTATATTTGCAGAGCCTGAAATTTTAGAAGCCTCTGTTGCCGAATTTAACGACACGCAAGCCATGATCGATAAAACCAATGCCATGTATGGCGACTATGCTTGGGGCCGTTACGACTTACTCATGCTTCCGCCAAGTTTTCCGTTTGGTGGCATGGAAAATCCACGTTTATCGTTTATTACCCCTACCGTTGTTGCAGGCGATAAAAGCTTAGTTAACCTTATTGCGCATGAGCTTGCTCACTCTTGGTCTGGTAACTTAGTGACTAATGCAACGTGGGAAGATTTATGGTTAAACGAAGGTTTTACCTCATACGTTGAAAACCGCATTATGGAAGAAGTGTTTGGCCGCGACCGTGCCGTTATGGAACAAGCACTCGATGCAGCAGGTCTTCGCGCGCAGCTTAAAACCATTGACGCGCCAGACACACGCCTTAACTTAAAGCTTAATGGTCGTGACCCAGATGATGCATTTAGCTCGGTACCATACACTAAAGGTCAATTATTCTTAATTTACTTGGAAAACAAGTTTGGTCGTGACAAGTTTGACCCTTTCGTAAAAACTTATTTTGACGAGTTTGCTTTTAAATCGTTAACGACTGCACAATTTGTTACCTATATTGAAGCTAATTTAATTAACAAGTACCCAGGTATTGTTAGCATGGATAAAGTGAACGAGTGGATTTTTGAGCCAGGTTTACCAACAGATGCTCCTAACCCTACCTCTGATGCGTTCGATAAGGTTGATACTGCAACTACAGCCTGGTTGCAAGGCGCAAAAACTGCTGCTCAGTTACCTACAGCAAACTGGACAGTACACGAGTGGTTGCACTTTTTAAATAACCTACCACGCGATTTAAGCATTGAAAAAATGACTGAGTTAGATGACGAGTTTAACTTAACGCAGTCAACCAACGCAGAACGTGCATTTGCATGGTATATGCTAGCAGTAGACAACGGTTATCAGCCAATTTACCCTGCACTTGATGCGCATTTATCAGGTATTGGTCGTCGTAAGCTAATTGTGCCGCTGTACAAATCACTTATCACTAACGGTAAGAAAGACTGGGCGCAGAGTGTTTACTTAAAAGCACGTCCCGGATACCACCCACTAGCACAAGGCACTATTGACGCATTATTTGAATAA
- a CDS encoding DUF2057 domain-containing protein, with protein MRKSVLMSSVAALLFSVSSMAENIHFPEEFVPLQVGERIIESSLFSRVEDLELAPGSYRLKLKYTDLYDEDYDMHEVVESEPFWVDITIEAGTDYTLVFNRAENAVAAKVFAQSPMVSLKAKGSALAAPLSVVSNNQLASEAPVRTMREAPAGPEKPSRPIKPIAPITGKGMPSAAQMLDFWWQQATVAERKAFLEKVTN; from the coding sequence ATGCGTAAATCAGTGTTAATGAGCAGTGTAGCTGCATTGCTATTTAGTGTATCGAGTATGGCAGAAAACATTCACTTTCCTGAAGAGTTTGTGCCGTTGCAAGTCGGTGAGCGAATAATAGAAAGCTCTTTGTTTAGCCGTGTAGAAGATTTAGAGTTAGCGCCGGGGTCGTATCGGCTAAAGCTCAAGTATACCGACTTATACGATGAAGATTACGATATGCATGAGGTGGTCGAGTCAGAGCCTTTTTGGGTTGATATTACAATTGAGGCGGGTACAGATTATACCTTGGTATTTAATCGTGCTGAAAATGCAGTAGCGGCTAAAGTATTTGCTCAATCGCCCATGGTAAGTTTAAAAGCTAAAGGCAGTGCGTTAGCTGCACCATTGAGTGTTGTCTCTAATAACCAACTTGCTAGCGAAGCGCCTGTTAGAACTATGCGAGAAGCACCAGCGGGTCCAGAAAAGCCAAGTAGGCCAATTAAACCTATTGCGCCTATTACAGGCAAAGGCATGCCAAGTGCGGCGCAAATGCTCGACTTTTGGTGGCAGCAAGCAACAGTTGCTGAGCGCAAAGCTTTTTTAGAAAAAGTAACAAACTAA
- a CDS encoding TIGR02444 family protein: MNLLNKDDFWQFACTLYAKPGQQNTLLALQNQQGINVNLCLLLYYLDSLNLSINTAQLSHLQKVVSEFDTLALKPLRATRSYLKANQNTISDYATIRAELLSTELKLEKQQQHTLIEAVNEFELVKHTEPNNIELYVKAT; encoded by the coding sequence ATGAACTTGCTCAATAAAGACGACTTTTGGCAGTTTGCGTGCACCTTGTACGCAAAACCTGGGCAACAAAATACCTTGCTGGCATTACAGAACCAACAGGGTATAAATGTAAATTTATGCTTATTACTTTATTATTTAGATTCGTTAAATTTGAGCATTAATACTGCGCAACTAAGCCACTTACAAAAAGTGGTTAGTGAGTTTGATACTCTCGCATTAAAACCTCTGCGCGCCACACGCAGCTATTTAAAAGCTAACCAGAATACAATAAGTGATTACGCCACAATACGCGCAGAGTTACTAAGCACTGAGCTGAAACTTGAAAAACAACAGCAACATACGTTGATTGAAGCAGTAAATGAGTTTGAATTAGTTAAACATACAGAGCCAAACAATATTGAGCTATATGTGAAAGCCACCTAA
- the birA gene encoding bifunctional biotin--[acetyl-CoA-carboxylase] ligase/biotin operon repressor BirA: MKAPDGNKLAILNALNQPGFVSGQALGEQLGISRAAVSKHINSLQVMGLDIFKVTGKGYSLNNHAGLLNQTKIKQHFNQLTSQLKSQPVNVEVHPIIDSTNSELMRRVQAKTALESGTVIVAEMQQAGRGRRGRVWQSPFGANLYYSYFWRLDDGLQAAMGVSIAVGLAVYDTIKALYDIELELKWPNDIYLNKQKLAGVLVELDGQPQGPCQLVLGIGINLQMPQSFSQHIDQAWTDLSQHTQQLDKNELVASLTYHLENRLDQYRKSGLQTMHEQWNSLNAFAGECVELNTGHRSWRGICEGIDPQGGIRIRQDGEVKSYYGGEISLRKAQL, from the coding sequence GTGAAAGCACCCGATGGCAATAAACTCGCTATATTGAATGCGTTAAATCAACCCGGTTTTGTATCTGGTCAAGCGCTAGGTGAGCAACTCGGTATTAGTCGCGCGGCAGTGAGTAAACACATAAATAGCTTACAAGTTATGGGTTTAGATATTTTTAAAGTAACGGGTAAAGGCTATAGCCTAAATAACCACGCTGGGCTTTTAAATCAAACCAAAATAAAGCAGCATTTTAATCAATTAACTAGCCAGTTAAAGTCACAGCCAGTGAACGTAGAAGTACATCCTATAATTGACTCAACCAATTCCGAACTTATGAGGCGTGTACAAGCTAAAACAGCGCTTGAGTCGGGTACCGTGATTGTGGCTGAAATGCAGCAGGCTGGCCGAGGACGACGAGGCCGTGTGTGGCAGTCACCGTTTGGTGCAAACCTTTATTACAGCTATTTTTGGCGTTTAGATGATGGCCTTCAAGCAGCTATGGGGGTGTCGATTGCGGTCGGATTAGCGGTATACGATACAATTAAAGCGCTTTACGACATAGAGTTAGAGCTTAAGTGGCCAAATGATATTTACCTAAATAAACAAAAACTTGCTGGTGTACTTGTTGAGCTAGATGGGCAGCCTCAAGGGCCGTGTCAGTTAGTGTTAGGAATTGGTATTAATTTGCAAATGCCACAGAGCTTTAGTCAACACATAGATCAAGCATGGACAGATCTAAGCCAGCATACCCAGCAGCTAGATAAAAACGAGCTGGTGGCATCACTCACCTACCACTTAGAGAATCGATTAGATCAGTATCGTAAAAGTGGGTTACAAACAATGCACGAGCAATGGAATTCGCTAAATGCATTTGCCGGTGAGTGCGTAGAGCTAAATACAGGCCATAGAAGTTGGCGGGGAATATGCGAAGGAATTGACCCTCAAGGTGGGATTCGTATCCGCCAAGACGGCGAGGTAAAAAGCTATTATGGCGGTGAAATATCACTGAGAAAGGCACAGCTATGA